The following proteins are encoded in a genomic region of Pseudomonas saponiphila:
- the pdxB gene encoding 4-phosphoerythronate dehydrogenase PdxB, translating to MLIVADENIPLIEEFFAEFGEIRRFPGRAIDRAAVEQADVLLVRSVTQVDRQLLEGTPVRFVGTCTIGTDHLDLDYFQQAGITWSSAPGCNARGVVDYVLGSLLTLAEIEGADLAQRCYGVVGAGEVGGRLIKVLRGLGWQVLVCDPQRQAAEGGDYVSLEQLIERCDVISLHTPLTRHGEHATWHLLDRQRLDRLKQGTWLINAARGPVVDNRALREVLLQREDLQAVLDVWEEEPTVDRELADLCVLATPHIAGYSLDGKQRGTAQIYQAYCRFLGQAEQVSLASLLPAPWVPQVSLNTNADPAWALAMICRAVYDPRRDDADFRRSLVDDVARQRTAFDGLRKHYPERREIDGLQVRIQGESPMLSRIVRALGADPV from the coding sequence ATGTTGATTGTTGCCGATGAAAATATTCCCCTGATCGAAGAGTTCTTTGCCGAATTTGGCGAGATTCGGCGTTTTCCCGGGCGCGCCATCGATCGGGCTGCCGTGGAGCAGGCTGACGTGCTGCTGGTGCGCTCGGTGACCCAGGTCGATCGTCAACTGCTGGAAGGCACTCCGGTGCGGTTTGTCGGCACCTGCACCATTGGCACCGATCACCTGGACCTGGATTACTTCCAACAGGCCGGTATCACCTGGTCCAGTGCCCCGGGCTGCAATGCCCGGGGCGTGGTGGACTATGTGCTGGGCAGCCTGTTGACCCTGGCCGAGATCGAAGGCGCGGACCTGGCGCAACGCTGTTATGGCGTAGTGGGGGCCGGTGAAGTTGGCGGGCGCCTGATCAAGGTCCTGCGCGGCCTGGGTTGGCAGGTGCTGGTCTGTGATCCGCAACGTCAGGCGGCAGAAGGCGGTGACTATGTCAGCCTGGAGCAACTGATCGAACGATGCGACGTCATCAGCTTGCATACCCCGCTGACCCGCCACGGCGAGCATGCCACCTGGCACCTGCTGGATCGGCAACGCCTCGACCGGCTCAAGCAGGGCACCTGGCTGATCAATGCCGCCCGCGGTCCGGTGGTGGATAACCGGGCGCTGCGTGAAGTACTGCTGCAGCGTGAGGATTTGCAGGCGGTGCTGGATGTCTGGGAGGAGGAGCCGACCGTGGATCGCGAACTGGCGGACCTGTGCGTGCTGGCCACGCCGCACATCGCCGGTTACAGCCTGGACGGCAAGCAGCGTGGCACGGCGCAGATCTACCAGGCCTATTGCCGTTTCCTGGGGCAGGCCGAGCAGGTCAGCCTGGCCAGCTTGCTGCCGGCGCCCTGGGTGCCGCAAGTGAGCCTCAATACCAATGCTGACCCGGCCTGGGCCCTGGCGATGATCTGCCGGGCGGTGTACGACCCGCGCCGTGATGATGCGGATTTTCGCCGCAGCCTGGTGGACGATGTCGCCCGGCAGCGCACTGCCTTCGATGGCCTGCGCAAGCATTACCCGGAGCGCCGCGAAATTGATGGCCTGCAAGTGCGGATTCAAGGGGAGTCGCCGATGCTGAGCCGGATCGTCCGGGCCCTGGGCGCCGATCCGGTCTGA